The Pygocentrus nattereri isolate fPygNat1 chromosome 29, fPygNat1.pri, whole genome shotgun sequence genomic sequence cacagacatttagTTCTGCTATAAGACACTGATTTCAgtttacagtgttaacagagagcagcagaggCTCTGGCAGGTTGAGCTATTACAGCCGGACTAACAGGGAGAGCCAGAAAGGTAATAGACAtgaggctccctgagatgtTTCACCATCAACaaatctgagtgagtgtgtgacagCACCAGCACTCCCAGTTTATTATAACACTCTATAGCCATGAACCACCAGATCTACAGGAACCAGCAAAGTCTTAGACACAAATGCCTTTGAGAGCGTTATTAAACTTGATAAAGTCAAATTCCTATAAGAACTCAGAATCGGGCCCTGGTGGCCAGTTGAGTGTAATTACTGAATCTGAATTCTTGTTTGTTCCTTGAtcatttatgttaaaaaaaaatctaaagatgTGAATTTGTAGCTTTAGGGTTTATGCaagggaggaagagggaggaggAACATAGAAGAAGGCACAGGTGAAGGAGCGTATACTCTCTCTCATTAGGTACATACTGTTTACTGTGCTAACTCTGATGGACACTGATGGAAGTATTATCTTATCTAAATGATGGTCTGGTGGTCTGTAGTCCAAGGAAAAGTCACAGCATGCCACAGAGTGCCGAAGCTCACAGTACCTATCCTCTGATTAATCCCTCGCTAAAGAGtcccaaactgcctctggaagcaacatcagcaaaagaagtTCATGTTAGGAGtttcacaaaatgggtttccatggccgagcagctgcactcAAACCTACGATCAAAAAGCACAGTAAACCAGTGCGTGTGGATGTCTGTACTGATGttcttttctcctccttctttccTCAGTTCAGCACAAGAACACCTACATAACCCTGTGctctgagacagagaaagaggtgaTGTACGGACTGGATGGAGAAGAAATGTGGCACGCCGACTTCAGTGAGGGGAAAGGAGTGATGACCCTGCCACAGTTTGCAGATCCTTTCTCCTATGTAGAAGGAACCTATGAGGCGGCTGTTGCTGATGTGGAAGTCTGTAAACAAAACTTGGCTGTTTTTGTAGAAGCTACCAAGAGCCCCGCAGAACCAAAGAGTAAGACATGAGACACTGTAGCACAAAATTAATAACGAGaagataaaacataaaagagAGATGGCGCAGAGAAAAAGATTTACCTAAAATTATAAGTAATATGTATGCCTCATGTCAGTTTAGGGAAAAAGTTACCACCAGATACAGACATAGTAAATTTTTCTGATAGTATCTAGTGCTCATCTGATAGTTTCAGGTGTTCACCAAACTGTACCAGGTGATAACCTGATGGTATTGGGTGCTCACCTGATAGAATCGGATGCTCACTGCAGAGCATCTGATGCTCAGCTGATGATATTGGGTGCTGACCACACAGTATCGGATGCTCACCTGATAGCATCAAGTTCTCATCACATAGTATCAGATGCTCATTATCACAATATTAACATTGAAAGTTGCTTTCTCTGAATATTCGTGATGATTAATGTTGAAGTTGTGTCTTCATCCACAGTTGCTCCTCAAAGCTCACTCTACTCAGAGGACGATGTGGAGCTGGGCTCTAATAACACCCTCATCTGCTACATCACTGGATTCTACCCAGCACACGTGAAAGTTTCATGGACCAAGAATGATATAGATGTGACGAGTGAAGCTTCCCTCAGCAGATATTACGTTACTGATGATGGAACCTTCAACCTGGTCTCTCGTCTGAGCTTCATTCCAAAGAAGGACGATATCTACACCTGCACTGTGGACCATGCAGCCCTGGACAGACCACTGACCAAAGCATGGGGTGAGATTTATACCTACTGATAGACCTGATTCTGTTAGTGGACTTCATTaatgagtatctgagtatcacAGTAAAGGCTGCTGATGGCCGTTCAGATGTAGTGTGATAGAAGTCAGCAGggttatttattttctgatcaTTATGGGTTTAATAATTACCTGATGAGGTGGATCAGACGTGTTGTGgtagaaaataatttaaaatttgcTAGACTGGTGGTCAGTAAGAACAGAATCAGAAACTTATATGatcaaaacctcaaaaaaactttagaggagaaggaaaaaaactgctttacttttaatgcaagtcaatggaaccagacgtcttcaagtcattttgggtcatttctttttgtccattcttcatgaaatttacacaccatgtaaaagacaacaggcattttcagattatgtcaaaaactgaaatttccgttttgttccgacagcagtgatgtaatgGAGTAAACAGGGCCATTGAGTTTATATTGTGAATTGAGCTAAAACGTGGTGAGAAACTGGGACTCCATTCTGTGAATGAGCATcgtttatgtttgtgttttctgtgctgTACAGATGTGCAGGTCCCTCCTCCCAGTCTGGGTCCGACTGTGTTCTGTGTAGCGGGTCTGGCTGCAGGACTGCTGGGAACCGCGGTTGgaatcttcttcttcatcaAAGGAAGCCACAAAGGAAGCAGCAAAGGAAACTGCGGGAAACAGAGTGCAGACTTCGTGCGGTGGGCTTTACTCTCAGAGCAGAAGTTACTCGAGCTCCTCGGGAAAAAGAAGCTGGTTGGGAAAAcgacgcctctgacttttaaatgattgtttCAGGTTTTACAGGGAGACTCGCAGCAGAGCACGCTCATCATATTTCAGCCTGTTTTTATTCCCCTCACTCTGTAATGCTGCTTTTTACAGCTTTAACCAAATCTTATAGTGCTGCTTGAATAGAAATCCAGTTTGTTTGCAGACGAGCGATCACAGCTGGATGATGACATGAAGCGTGTGATAACAGATGGTTTGAACACATGATCTTACTTTGAAATCTGtcttcaaaaataaaaagcctgtggAAAAAACACAGCACCAGTTTTATAATAACACACTTGATGACTTTTCATGACTTAAGGAAATCCTGCTCTCTTAACTGGAAAACAAATGACATCATATCCTCACCGGTCAATAAACATCCTCACCGGTCAATTCATTAGGTACACTTTGATGTGTCtacattttttgtccattttatcagctccactcaccaCATATGAGCCCTGTGTGgttcaattacagactgcagtccattgGTTCCTGGTACTGACCACTGAATAACtggatcaaaacaaaatatcaaatggactacagcctgtaactgtagaactacaccCAAGAGATTTCAGCTCTCAAGTAAATTTTGCCAAAGACTCTGGAGTGGTGGTGCACTGAGCAAAGGTTAAGAAACAGGGAGCAGAATTTCATGATAAGAACATCGCTCCAACTGTTAAACATGGGGGGTGGATGAATAAGACTGAATCAAAAAAAGAGGATGGTTTTACAGCAAGATAATGATCCTAAATACACCTCAAAATCCACAATGAACTACCTCAAGAGGCTCAAGCTGGAGGTTTGGTCACCCAACAAAAACatcattgaaaatctgtggaatcTCCATGCAAGACAGACCAAGAATTTCACAGAACTAGAATCTTTTGGCAGGAAGAATTGGTGATATTTGCCTAAGGGGTTGTTAGTAAGTATGGACCATGCAAAGTACCCAAACTAattcaaactaaaaaaaagatggcaataaagtgttttcttttttttttggcatctAAATTGATTTATGATTGCTGTTAACAAATGGAAGCTGACGTGGGCCACAGAACAATAGCGCCAGCAAAAGGTAAGAAATATGTAAATTGGCCAAGATGGGGTTAAAAAACATCCAATCCAAACTGTAGAttcactcagtctctctgtgaTTCTGTGCTGAACGTCCAGCTCCACCTTCCTGCAGTCTGGAATCAGTGCTCGGTGGGGAGGACAGATctggttctgaaatctgattggctgagactTGCTCAGAGTGGATGTGAaatcatttttcagaatttaattCATGAGACGACAGCATCTTCATGatttttacaccactgcaatAACGATCACTCTCAAATGCCACCTTGTTGGATTCACAGTATCATGTTAGCTCCTTGAGAAAAGGGCTGCCTGATTACTGCTTGTAATTAAGATGGATTTTTAATGAGTTGATCTTAAACCTCATCGTGTTCTGTTCATATTACATTTGATAAAAAGTGCAGCGCTGCTGTGAATCATACTGCGATTGCGCTTGACCACGAACCACTGCTGCTGACCGTCTGATGCACTGCTAACAATAATCTACTTGGACATTTGGGAATATTTAGAAACAGATTTCAGTcttaaatttgactttttgatgtaaatgtgtcccaaaatctgaaaatcagtgtggagcattatgaacTGTCATCACTgaaacagattttctgcagtttagtgaactgttttgtgtgttttaatgataaATATAATGATTCTCTGTGTTCAGCTGATGCGCTGGCTGCGTTTTATAGCTCcactcaaaatgagctaaaactgaAACCGTCACTCCAGAAGTTCTTGGTAGTTTTAGTAGCATTAGAACCGCTTTGTTAATGACCAAACAAAATCAGTTATTTTAATGAGGGAAGCATAATTAAGGTGAAGAGGCAGTCAAAGAGGATTTTAAAGTCTGTGAAAAGCCTGAAATGTGTTTGAACTCAGAGCCAGTTCAGTAGAAAGAATCACATACAGTCACAAATAAACTCTTTGGTTTGAGAATTTAACCCTTGTTTTGAACAATTCCATTAAAATGCACTAATATCCGCTTAGGAACATGTGATGCAGTAGGTCAGgagcttctgattggtcagtgggTCTGTATGATCAGGAACTCACGCTTTGAAACTCTCAGTTGTCGTTGGGTGTCGAAACAAGATGATCCTGATTCTGCAGCTGCTGCTCGCTCTGAGTCTGAGAGCAGGTCTGGTTACATTTACAGTCATATAATCAGTTTTTTTAACTGGAGTAAAGTAGATTCTCTGTTAGATTCTCTGTTCTGTAATGACTGttaggaaggaaagatttatttatttatttatttgcttgtcTTAAACACACAACTTTAATTGTAACTAATCTATTTATTTTCCTTATTATTTCCAGATGGATACAGTTGGTACCAAGTTTTAGACTGTATCTCCAGGTCATCAGATCTCTCAGATTCGGAATATATTACTACATATTATTTCAATAAGGATCCATTCTTACGGTTTAACAGCACGGTGGGGGAGTTTGTTGGATACACTGAGCTCGGAGTGAAGAACGCAGAGCTCTTTAATAAAGGACCTGAAGTACAGCGGATGAGAGGCGAGCTGGAGAGATACTGCAAACCCAACCTACAGTTAGTCTACACTCATATTCTGGATAAAGCAGGTAAGAAACTCATGTAACCtccactgaaaaaaaacagataaaataaaatatacaaaagttTTAAAACCACAGCAAAACAGAGGTGGAGGTGAGGGGTCCTAAACTATTAAATCATGATTCAAACTGTTCATTCGCAGACTTTACAGATTACCAGTTCAgagttcagtttcttttttaCTTACTGCACAGCTGGTTGAATGTTGGCCAGCTGATAATACATCAGTGCTATTTTTATGCTGCTTCCAGTGATTTTGAGTGATTGTGTTTAAAGTTGCtttagaaaaaatgttttcagttcttttcGTGTCTACAGGGGGATTTTTTAAAGCAGGACACTAAAGACACGTTCATAAGCTTGCGTATGTTATGCATGACACCTTTTTTGAATAGAGAACATAAACATTAAGGTGAGACAAAcggagaaattccacctccgcatttaacccatccgtgaaatgaaacaccacatacacacacacacacactagggggcagtgagcacacctgcccggagcagtgggcagccctatgtatggcgcctggggagcagttgggggttaggtgtcttgctcaaggacacactAACACAGTTCACATTATGTAAATAgtaaaacaacattaacacaTCAAAAGATACGTTTATACTGATTAGGTTAGAcacatttctaaaataaatatacttttctttattctcttccAGTCTTAGATAAACTTGTTTATCTGGCACAGACTGACTCATCTACGCATCAAAACCCCTATTAACACTCTAGTCTGGCCCTCCGGACTCAACAGCTTGAAGCTTTGAATGGACAACATATGACTTGATTCAAAAACCTTTAAATATTTGGCACAGTGGGTGCGAGCAAGAAGTGCTCATTCATTAAGCATTCATTAAGGTCATCACCGGCCATTCATCTCTGTTTTGTGGTAGACACTCAACTCAACTAGTGTTTATGCCCACTggccaacaaaaaaaaaagcacacaggCAACATTTACCATAGTTTAGACTAACAAACAACCCTGCATGAACTTTGTGGCATGGCCCTCTGCACGGCCATGCCTCCAGAGCCTCTGTGGCAGCATGAGCCATTAGTGAGATGCTAGTCCCTGAATGTGCACAGTCCTGGCCTTCACAAATGCCACTGGGCACTCTCTACTCAGCAGCGAGTGCCCCTAGTCCTTCACCAGGACTGATTCCTAGCCATTGTGGCTCCTCCTGTGTGTGGTGGAACTCCCCACAGTGAGCTGCATCAAATTCTGCACAGATATGGGTGATGGCAGTGACAGCGGCACTCCACCCAGCTGTCTAGCATGCCATCAACACTGGGGTTCTGACTATGATGGCTGATCTGAGCTGGACGATGGTCATCTTCCAGCCATTTGTGAGCGCGCCTGGTTTCAGTAGGGTTATTGGCGGACATGTGATGGTGAGCACAGTGAACCATCTGCCGCCTGTACTGCACTTCAAACAACTTCAAGGCCTGTGTGCACTATCCCACTTTTGACACCACCGTAGCATCCAGTAAGCATGCAATAATGCACAGAAGATGGCATGATTTTATAGGAATATGTCCACTTTTCACAGCCACAGAAAAGCCCAAAACACAGACAAGGGTAGCAGGGCCATATCCCTTCACTCTCCAGTAGATGCTATCCTCTTAAACTAACAACACTGCCcaacacaaaatgacaaaataaactCATACACACATCTTTAAATGcaggaacaacaacaacaacaacaacaacaacaacaacaacataaacaacaaatgTACCTTTATATGGGAAATGCATGCCTCTCATGAGCCTCTTTGCATGGCCCTCTGCATGACCACCCTTCCAGAGCCTCTACAGCAGTACAAACCAGTGGCCAGATGTTACAATATTTaagaataaattattattatatttatccATACACTAATATTGCTGTTAAGTAGTTAAATCTGTTCCATTATGATAGTTTATTAATATTACATCAGTCATttaaatatctgatatttaCAGTCAAGCCGAAGATCCGTCTCACATCAGAAAAGCAGGCCAGTCAGGGTCACCCAGCCCTGCTGATGTGCAGCGCGTATGGCTTCTACCCCCCAGCCATCGACGTGTACTGGCTGAGAGACGGTGAAAAGGTGACCTCTGATGTGGTGTCCACTGAGGAGATGGCTGATGGAAACTGGTACTACCAGATCCATTCCCATCTGGAGTACACGCCCACATCTGGAGAGAAGATCTCCTGTGTGGTGGAGCACGCCAGCTCTAAGAAGCCCATCATTGTTGACTGGGGTGAGAATGAACACACATCAGTACAGACCAATAAAGAGTAAACAGAACTCAGAGTGAGTTCATTATAAGGCTGTGACAATGGCATCATATTCATAACAGCATGTCTATCACATCAATGAAATGGTGCTCTTGTCCTGCAGGAGGTTCTTTTCCTGATTCTGACCGGGACAAGATTTTTATCGGAGCTTCAGGGTTCGTGTTGGGGATCATCCTGTCCACTGCTGGATTCCTCTACTACAAGAAGAAATCTCCAGGTCAGATCCGAGAGAGTTCAGCTGACATTGATCCATCTGGAGTATTGATGAGTGACTAATGTGTATAAAACACTTCTCCTGTTTTACAGAGTTCCTGTGAAGTTCACTGCTGGTAAGTTTTTACTGGTCTTACTCTTTTTGTATTGGCTCAGTTCTGTTATAAAACCTTTTACACGTTTATCTGAATTCTTGCAGGTTCTTCTGATGATGTAGAGTCGTCGTCTTTAATGTCAGGTGGTGAAGCACTGAAGTCTGTAATACAGCTTTAATTACCTGCGTTGTGTTTACAGAATTAACGTTAGTCTgtatcatttgtttaattttcttaaGCATGAGCTCATATTTTGCTTTGTGGATGTCTTTGTTATGTTAATAATGAGAGAAACATGTTTGATTTGGTTGCTGGATAGGTTTTGTAAAAAGAGCCCATTTTAAAGCACATATTGAAGTTTTAAATATTTGGTTGGTATATTACAAAGTGGACCAAGTAGTGTTTGAACTAGATCCATGTTCTATCAGACATTGGTCCatcttttactttgttttagcAAATAATGCCTCTTTATATAAATGTAGTTTCCATAATTTAGGATACGAGATTACATTTCTCATGTTTAGacaaacaggtcaaaggaaaaTACAAGTACACCTACATCACTGtactacggagccccgctgatgacatcctgtatacataaaaataatgcatggccacgccttatcaaaatgtgtgaatgagatcctaatgtgtggccacaacttagtaaggcatgggaatgagatcatggcTTACGAAGTTGTGGCCAAACATTAGGATCTCGCCCTGCGCTTTACTAAGTAGTGGCCacctattatttttatttatacaggatgttacCAGCGAGGCTCCGTACTACACCaatagagaaaaaacaaaaaggtacAAAGGTCCAGGGTGGGTTATCCAGGACCTCTTTAAGAGGCTGATATAAAGTCCTTAGGAGCCGATGTGTTTGCAGTCAATGCCTTTTCTGTATTAATCACTGATTTTTAGAGATTGCGATCAGTGTGTGTAACATTATTGACGTGGCTGTTGATTTTGGGTATTTTGCTGCTACTAATAAACATTTCTTAAAGATTTCTTTAACGTCAGTGTGTTTTGAGTCTCTCTGTGAAAGTCGATCACACTGATTATATGACGCATGATGGATGCaataattttattaatgtaAATTACAGGGTCACAATCACAGATCAACTCTGAGCATGTGACTTGCGAACAACTCGTTTGCCAGTTTATctgacacagacacatacatcaTCACTGTTTTCCTTAAAAAGTAACTCCACCCCACTGTTTTCAGCTGACTCCACCCCCGGCTCaactttgaaaaatgctcaaaaatgagACGGCCACACTGGAAGGGGCACTGCAGTGATCTACGTGTTTGGAGGTGGGGCTGCGAGGGACCCCGGGTCGgctgggctgctgtgtttttagagCTAGCATATGTTGGCCtaccagaaaatatggagagCGATATAATCAAATGGAGCTTTTGCAACTGAGAGTCTTACGACGTCaatgattttgaaaatgattggATGTGAACGGAAGAGGTGCCAAACGATAGAACATTTCCTAAAACCCTGACAGCTAGCTTCTAATTATCTGTCCAGCAGGTCCATATTCCATATAATCCTGGTTTCTTAGATGCACTGAAGTCTGAATGAATAAAGTGGATTTCTTTTTTAACTCTGTCACAAAGTTTCATCGGCTTGACATCAAGGTTGCAGACTGCATCACCGGTCAGCCAGGGTTTGCTGCAGTGGCCCTAAATCCATATGTTCTGGAAGCTGTTCATGACACTTACCAGTGTTATCCAGTTCAGTTCCCACAGTTCCCACACAAATTCACATTTCCCTTCACGAATCGAACCCTCGGCACCGCACTCACTGAACAGAAGTCAACAGCAAGCAACACTGGAATTGTGGAACGTCAGAGAAGTTTGTCTGTACGGACGAAAGGTTGGTGGGCAACAATGGCCATTTAACGTTTCGCTTTCCATAGTTTGTGTTGCTTGCCGCCAATTTCTGTTCAGTACAAAGCAATCTCACCGCCATGGGTGTGGGTGGGCAGTGAGTCCTCTGTAGGAACATTGTGCCTCTCAGATAGGAGCTCTCAGTTGATGTTGCCTGATGTGGCTTCCAGATGTTGCTACAAACGGTTTAAATAGATCTGGCTGAAACCTCAAA encodes the following:
- the LOC108415515 gene encoding H-2 class II histocompatibility antigen, A-U alpha chain-like, which translates into the protein MKLCLILIWSVFLSTEAKIQHKNTYITLCSETEKEVMYGLDGEEMWHADFSEGKGVMTLPQFADPFSYVEGTYEAAVADVEVCKQNLAVFVEATKSPAEPKIAPQSSLYSEDDVELGSNNTLICYITGFYPAHVKVSWTKNDIDVTSEASLSRYYVTDDGTFNLVSRLSFIPKKDDIYTCTVDHAALDRPLTKAWDVQVPPPSLGPTVFCVAGLAAGLLGTAVGIFFFIKGSHKGSSKGNCGKQSADFVRWALLSEQKLLELLGKKKLVGKTTPLTFK
- the LOC108416412 gene encoding DLA class II histocompatibility antigen, DR-1 beta chain-like, with the protein product MILILQLLLALSLRADGYSWYQVLDCISRSSDLSDSEYITTYYFNKDPFLRFNSTVGEFVGYTELGVKNAELFNKGPEVQRMRGELERYCKPNLQLVYTHILDKAVKPKIRLTSEKQASQGHPALLMCSAYGFYPPAIDVYWLRDGEKVTSDVVSTEEMADGNWYYQIHSHLEYTPTSGEKISCVVEHASSKKPIIVDWGGSFPDSDRDKIFIGASGFVLGIILSTAGFLYYKKKSPEFL